In Blastopirellula sp. J2-11, a single genomic region encodes these proteins:
- a CDS encoding vWA domain-containing protein yields MSKPLNRKIRRISRRRGAVLILIAVLLPVILWMAAFCVDVAYMQLTRTELRIATDSAARAGARTLSLEQDASLAHQSAIEYAAKNNVAGNTLTLADSDVQIGLSVRTDDVGRFTFSSGGKLLNSVHVTGRRTQQAPDGAVRLYLTPIFGHEFFQPVADATASQIDRDIALVVDRSGSMTFRINRSNYESGWRSNDPVPSRARWWALVDSVDGFLTELGTTPQLELVSLSTYNSSARIDEQLTDKYSRIDDALDDYSKRYPDGSTNITAGMDKGISTLQNKRYARPYASKTMVVMTDGNHNYGSSPTNAAYDAADDDIVVHTITYSNDANQSLMREVARIGGGQHWHAPGGDELEEIFREIARNAPTLLTY; encoded by the coding sequence ATGTCAAAACCGCTGAATCGAAAAATACGCCGCATCTCACGTCGCCGCGGCGCCGTGTTGATCCTGATCGCAGTTCTACTGCCGGTCATCTTGTGGATGGCGGCATTTTGCGTCGACGTTGCGTACATGCAGTTGACGCGAACCGAACTGCGAATTGCGACCGATTCTGCCGCACGTGCCGGCGCTCGAACTTTGAGCCTGGAGCAAGACGCGAGTCTGGCCCATCAATCGGCGATTGAATACGCCGCCAAGAACAATGTCGCCGGCAATACGCTGACTTTGGCGGATAGTGATGTGCAAATCGGCTTGTCCGTGCGGACCGACGATGTCGGACGCTTCACCTTTTCCAGCGGCGGCAAACTGTTGAACTCGGTGCATGTAACCGGACGCAGAACGCAGCAAGCGCCGGATGGGGCGGTTCGATTGTATTTGACCCCCATTTTTGGCCATGAGTTTTTTCAACCGGTCGCCGACGCGACGGCGTCGCAAATTGATCGCGATATCGCGTTGGTCGTCGATCGTTCCGGTTCGATGACGTTTCGAATTAATCGGTCCAATTACGAATCAGGTTGGCGCAGTAATGATCCCGTGCCGTCCAGGGCTCGCTGGTGGGCGTTGGTCGATTCGGTCGACGGATTTTTGACCGAACTGGGGACGACCCCGCAATTGGAGCTTGTTTCGCTCTCGACGTACAACAGCAGCGCCAGGATTGATGAGCAGTTGACCGACAAATATTCGCGAATCGACGATGCGCTGGACGACTACTCCAAAAGATATCCCGACGGTTCGACCAATATTACCGCCGGTATGGATAAGGGGATCTCGACGTTGCAGAACAAAAGGTACGCACGTCCTTACGCTTCAAAGACGATGGTCGTGATGACCGATGGAAATCACAACTACGGCAGCAGCCCGACCAATGCTGCTTACGATGCGGCGGACGACGATATCGTCGTCCATACGATTACCTACAGCAACGATGCAAATCAGTCGTTGATGAGAGAAGTCGCGAGGATCGGCGGCGGCCAACATTGGCACGCCCCCGGTGGCGATGAATTGGAAGAGATTTTTCGCGAGATCGCTCGAAATGCGCCAACGCTGTTGACGTACTAG
- a CDS encoding PAS domain-containing methyl-accepting chemotaxis protein: protein MASAAILEQPKTTKKTNGVDLLQQEVNALKAELAAIDKSQAVIEFELDGTIITANDNFCSAIGYSLEEIQGQHHRMFVTSEDARSREYQEFWSRLNRGEFDAGEYKRIGKGGKEIWIQASYNPIFDDSGRPVKVIKYASDVTERKMRAADFSGQIEAIGKSQAVIEFNMDGTIISANDNFLGAVGYSLSEIEGQHHRMFVEDEYARSREYQEFWNRLNKGEYSSGEYKRFGKGGKEIWIQASYNPICDLNGKPFKVVKYASDITKQKLESANFAGQIDAIGKSQAVIEFNMDGTILGANDNFLGAVGYSAKEIVGQHHRMFVEEDYARSREYQEFWNRLNRGEYDAAEYKRIGKGGKEIWIQASYNPILDLNGKPYKVVKYATDITRQVNLRNDMAQLITDVIENANQFSSSAGSVSETSQTLAHGAQTQSAAVEEISASTQELITSIGGIRDRSAETNRLAAETNQIAVEGGCAVTKSGEAMDLIKASSEQISEIIQVISEIASQTNLLALNAAIEAARAGEHGLGFAVVADEVRKLAERSSDAAKEISSLIKESTARVNNGVELSSQAGGALQKIVNAVESTSSKITEIATAADEQMNMANEVYGAIQQVADVTEQATAASEELAASSEQLGAQATGLRDLVENFNTANN from the coding sequence ATGGCCAGCGCAGCAATTTTGGAACAGCCCAAAACGACAAAGAAAACCAACGGCGTAGACTTGCTTCAGCAAGAGGTGAATGCGCTCAAAGCGGAACTCGCGGCGATCGACAAATCGCAAGCGGTGATCGAGTTTGAGTTAGACGGCACGATCATCACCGCAAACGACAATTTCTGCAGTGCGATCGGCTACTCGCTGGAAGAGATCCAAGGCCAACATCATCGGATGTTCGTGACCTCGGAAGATGCTCGCAGTCGCGAATACCAGGAGTTCTGGAGCCGCCTCAACCGAGGTGAATTTGACGCCGGCGAGTACAAGCGGATCGGCAAAGGGGGCAAAGAGATCTGGATTCAAGCCTCGTACAACCCGATTTTCGACGACAGCGGTCGCCCGGTGAAGGTCATTAAGTACGCCTCTGACGTTACCGAACGAAAGATGCGCGCCGCCGACTTCTCGGGTCAGATTGAAGCGATCGGCAAATCGCAGGCCGTGATCGAGTTCAACATGGACGGCACGATCATCAGCGCGAACGACAACTTCCTGGGAGCCGTCGGCTACTCGCTGAGCGAAATCGAAGGCCAACACCATCGGATGTTCGTCGAGGACGAATATGCTCGCAGCCGCGAATACCAAGAGTTCTGGAATCGTTTAAACAAAGGGGAATACAGCTCCGGCGAATATAAGCGGTTCGGCAAGGGGGGCAAAGAGATCTGGATCCAGGCCTCGTACAACCCGATTTGCGACTTGAACGGCAAGCCGTTCAAAGTAGTCAAGTACGCGAGTGATATTACCAAACAGAAGCTGGAAAGCGCCAACTTCGCCGGGCAGATCGACGCAATTGGCAAATCGCAAGCGGTGATCGAGTTCAATATGGACGGCACGATCCTCGGCGCCAACGATAACTTCCTGGGGGCTGTCGGTTACTCGGCGAAAGAGATCGTCGGTCAGCACCATCGGATGTTCGTCGAAGAAGACTACGCTCGTAGTCGCGAATACCAGGAATTCTGGAATCGCTTGAACCGAGGAGAATATGACGCCGCCGAATACAAACGAATCGGCAAGGGAGGGAAGGAAATCTGGATTCAGGCTTCTTACAACCCGATTCTCGACCTGAACGGCAAACCGTACAAAGTGGTCAAGTACGCGACCGACATCACGCGCCAGGTCAACTTGCGAAATGACATGGCGCAATTGATCACCGACGTGATTGAAAACGCGAATCAGTTTTCTTCAAGCGCCGGTTCGGTCAGCGAAACGTCGCAAACGTTGGCGCACGGCGCCCAGACGCAAAGCGCCGCGGTCGAAGAAATTAGCGCTTCGACGCAGGAATTGATCACGTCGATCGGCGGGATCCGCGATCGATCGGCCGAAACGAATCGTCTCGCCGCCGAGACCAATCAAATCGCCGTCGAGGGGGGCTGTGCGGTCACCAAGTCGGGCGAAGCGATGGACTTGATCAAGGCTTCGTCGGAGCAGATCAGCGAGATCATTCAGGTGATTTCGGAGATCGCCAGCCAAACGAATCTGCTCGCTCTGAATGCGGCCATCGAAGCGGCTCGCGCCGGCGAACATGGCTTGGGCTTTGCGGTCGTTGCGGACGAAGTTCGCAAATTGGCCGAACGTTCGAGTGATGCGGCGAAAGAAATTTCGTCACTGATCAAAGAGTCGACGGCGCGTGTCAACAACGGCGTCGAGCTGAGCTCGCAAGCTGGTGGAGCGCTGCAGAAGATCGTGAATGCGGTCGAATCGACCTCCAGCAAGATCACCGAAATCGCGACTGCCGCAGACGAGCAGATGAACATGGCCAACGAGGTTTACGGCGCCATTCAACAAGTGGCCGACGTGACCGAACAAGCGACGGCTGCCAGTGAAGAACTGGCCGCCAGCAGCGAACAGTTGGGCGCCCAGGCGACCGGACTTCGCGATCTGGTCGAAAATTTCAACACCGCGAATAACTAA
- a CDS encoding PSD1 and planctomycete cytochrome C domain-containing protein, whose translation MLLRFAVKFLLTIFVIGCAVHLHAEEQAPPISPEHAAEMKAGLDLFKSSVGQTLTTSCLKCHGGESVKADFDLSTREKLLASGYVEQGDADSSYLLALLRHDEEPHMPLRAEKLSDETIAAIGQWIDLGAPYDKPLVDAANPTAVDQDKASDFWSLQPLATIAPAAVTSDWVKSPIDRFVLEKLNEHGITPNPTADRRTLIRRAYFDLLGLPPTPEEVAAFVADQDPDAYGKLIDRLLASPHYGERWARHWMDVARFAESFGYEQDTDRPHAYHYRDFLIQALNDDLPYDKFVAWQLAGDEIAPQNPLAQMATGFLGAGAFPTQLTEAEFEQARYDELDDVVATTGTAFLGLTIGCARCHDHKFDPITSADYYRMASTFTTTTRSLAEIDVPTDAEAKPVTVQVNTEGGKKIPHLADSRGFPHFYTTTHFLTRGDVSQKGEVAPFGFPAVLRNGHPRDYWEAEEIPSESALSYRRTALANWMTDTEAGAGGLLARVIVNRLWHHHFGRGIVATPSDFGVQGDQPSHPALLEWLAVDLIHNGWQLKRMHKQIMTSQTYMQSAAANGEQLAADPQNVLLWRHAPRRLEAEGVRDAMLSVSGQLDPTMFGPGTLDEGMKRRSVYFFIKRSRLIPTMMLFDWPEHLVSIGSRSETTTAPQALSIMNSPHTRSYAESFAAALPSGSVEERITAAYQKAVQRDPTEQELKAASEFIAAQAQRDGENGQQAALVDLCQALFGLNEFIYID comes from the coding sequence ATGCTTCTGCGCTTCGCCGTCAAATTCTTATTGACGATTTTTGTAATTGGGTGCGCTGTCCATCTTCATGCCGAAGAGCAAGCGCCGCCGATCTCTCCCGAGCATGCGGCCGAGATGAAAGCAGGACTCGATTTGTTCAAATCGAGCGTTGGTCAAACGCTGACGACGAGTTGCTTGAAGTGTCACGGCGGCGAAAGCGTCAAAGCCGATTTTGATCTGTCGACTCGCGAGAAGTTGCTCGCTTCGGGCTATGTCGAACAAGGGGACGCCGACAGCAGCTATTTGCTGGCGCTGCTGCGTCACGACGAAGAGCCGCACATGCCGCTGCGCGCCGAAAAGTTGTCGGACGAAACGATCGCCGCAATCGGCCAATGGATCGATCTGGGAGCGCCGTACGACAAGCCGCTGGTGGACGCCGCAAACCCAACCGCAGTCGATCAAGACAAAGCGAGCGATTTTTGGTCGTTACAGCCTTTGGCGACGATCGCGCCCGCTGCGGTCACTTCCGACTGGGTGAAGTCCCCCATCGATCGTTTTGTTTTAGAAAAATTGAACGAGCATGGCATCACGCCCAATCCAACGGCTGATCGTCGGACGTTGATTCGTCGCGCCTACTTCGATCTGCTGGGACTGCCGCCGACGCCGGAAGAAGTCGCCGCGTTTGTCGCCGACCAGGATCCTGACGCCTATGGCAAACTGATTGATCGCTTGCTCGCATCGCCGCATTACGGTGAGCGATGGGCGCGGCATTGGATGGATGTTGCGCGGTTCGCCGAGTCATTTGGATACGAGCAAGACACCGATCGACCGCACGCCTATCACTATCGCGACTTTTTGATCCAAGCGCTGAACGACGATCTCCCCTACGACAAATTCGTCGCCTGGCAATTGGCTGGTGACGAGATCGCTCCGCAAAATCCGCTCGCCCAAATGGCGACAGGCTTCCTCGGCGCCGGCGCTTTTCCAACGCAATTGACTGAAGCCGAGTTTGAACAGGCCCGCTATGACGAACTGGACGATGTCGTCGCGACGACCGGCACCGCGTTTCTCGGTCTGACCATCGGCTGTGCTCGTTGTCACGATCACAAGTTTGATCCGATCACGTCGGCCGATTATTACCGCATGGCGTCGACCTTTACGACGACAACGCGCAGTCTGGCCGAGATTGACGTGCCGACCGACGCCGAAGCGAAGCCGGTGACCGTGCAAGTGAACACCGAAGGAGGCAAGAAGATTCCGCATCTGGCCGATAGTCGCGGCTTCCCTCACTTTTATACGACAACCCATTTTCTGACGCGCGGCGATGTCTCCCAAAAAGGAGAAGTCGCCCCCTTTGGGTTTCCGGCCGTGCTGCGGAACGGCCATCCACGCGATTATTGGGAAGCGGAAGAAATTCCCAGCGAGTCGGCTCTCAGCTATCGTCGCACGGCGCTGGCCAACTGGATGACCGATACCGAGGCCGGCGCAGGCGGATTATTGGCCCGCGTGATCGTCAATCGGCTGTGGCATCATCATTTTGGTCGCGGCATCGTCGCCACGCCGAGCGACTTTGGCGTGCAGGGAGATCAGCCGAGCCATCCGGCGCTGCTGGAATGGTTGGCCGTGGATCTGATCCACAACGGCTGGCAATTGAAGCGAATGCACAAGCAGATCATGACCAGTCAAACCTACATGCAATCGGCCGCCGCCAACGGAGAGCAATTGGCCGCCGATCCGCAAAACGTTTTGCTGTGGCGACATGCTCCTCGTCGATTGGAAGCGGAAGGAGTTCGGGACGCGATGCTGTCGGTCTCGGGTCAGCTCGATCCGACGATGTTCGGACCCGGCACGCTGGACGAAGGGATGAAACGCCGCAGCGTCTACTTCTTTATCAAACGCAGCCGGTTGATCCCGACGATGATGCTGTTTGACTGGCCCGAGCATCTGGTCAGCATCGGCAGTCGCAGCGAAACGACCACCGCGCCGCAGGCCCTGTCGATCATGAACAGTCCGCATACGCGCAGCTACGCAGAAAGCTTTGCGGCGGCGTTGCCGTCCGGTTCTGTGGAAGAGCGGATCACCGCCGCCTATCAGAAAGCGGTGCAGCGCGATCCTACCGAACAAGAACTGAAAGCCGCCTCCGAATTTATCGCGGCGCAGGCACAGCGGGATGGGGAAAATGGTCAGCAAGCGGCGCTGGTCGACTTGTGTCAGGCGCTGTTCGGTTTGAACGAATTTATTTACATCGACTAA
- a CDS encoding DUF1501 domain-containing protein, whose protein sequence is MYDFQTMQTRRQWLARCGGGAGLLGLATLLQDEGLLAAEQGAALNPLAPKQSHFPAKAKRVIWIFVNGGPSQVDTWDYKPGLDKWAGKSLKEFDGTFENTTGFFQHQVGKLMPSPFKFTPRGECGKMVSEIFPKLGEHVDKMAFIHSGFTESNNHSPALFMMNTGMARMGFPGVGSWVTYGLGSENLDLPGFVVMSDPLGRGLPKGSAANWGAAFLPGVYQGTHLRPQGPPIDNLSRPNALSDRGQRAQLDLLKQLNQQHYAQRQAEGELAARIESFELAYRMQTTAPEAIDISQEPEQISKLYGIDEKQCGHFAKQCLVARRMIERGVRFVQIYSGGMENQRSWDGHIDIEGNHRQFAGETDQPIAALLTDLAQRGLLDETLVIWCGEFGRLPIAQTGEKPGRDHNPHCFSAWMAGGGVQGGVSYGESDEVGYKAAIDKVHVNDLHATILHLLGLDHEKLTYKYNGRRFRLTDVAGEVLHPILA, encoded by the coding sequence ATGTACGACTTCCAAACAATGCAAACTCGTCGTCAATGGCTCGCTCGCTGCGGCGGTGGAGCTGGTTTGTTAGGTTTGGCGACGCTGTTGCAAGACGAAGGTCTGTTGGCGGCCGAGCAGGGCGCTGCGCTCAATCCTTTGGCGCCCAAGCAGTCGCACTTTCCGGCCAAAGCGAAGCGAGTGATTTGGATCTTCGTCAACGGCGGACCTAGTCAGGTCGATACGTGGGACTACAAGCCGGGGCTCGACAAGTGGGCCGGCAAATCGTTGAAAGAGTTTGACGGCACGTTTGAGAACACGACCGGGTTTTTCCAGCACCAGGTCGGTAAGCTGATGCCGTCGCCGTTCAAGTTCACGCCGCGCGGCGAGTGCGGCAAGATGGTTTCGGAGATCTTTCCGAAACTGGGTGAGCATGTCGACAAGATGGCCTTTATCCACTCCGGCTTCACCGAGTCGAACAATCATAGCCCGGCGTTGTTTATGATGAACACCGGCATGGCCCGCATGGGATTTCCCGGCGTCGGTTCGTGGGTCACCTACGGCTTGGGAAGCGAAAATCTCGACTTGCCTGGCTTCGTGGTGATGAGCGATCCACTGGGCCGCGGACTGCCGAAAGGTAGCGCCGCCAACTGGGGCGCCGCTTTCTTGCCAGGCGTTTATCAAGGGACGCATCTTCGTCCCCAAGGCCCGCCGATTGACAATCTCTCGCGACCCAACGCGCTGTCAGACAGGGGGCAACGAGCGCAACTCGATCTCCTGAAGCAACTGAATCAGCAGCACTACGCTCAGCGCCAGGCCGAAGGAGAACTCGCGGCGAGAATCGAGAGTTTTGAGCTCGCCTATCGCATGCAAACGACGGCGCCGGAAGCGATCGATATTTCGCAGGAACCAGAGCAGATCAGCAAGCTGTACGGTATCGACGAAAAGCAGTGCGGACACTTCGCCAAGCAGTGTCTGGTCGCGCGCCGCATGATCGAACGCGGCGTTCGCTTCGTGCAGATTTACTCGGGCGGGATGGAAAACCAGCGCAGTTGGGACGGCCATATCGATATCGAAGGAAATCATCGCCAGTTCGCCGGCGAAACCGATCAGCCGATCGCCGCGCTGCTGACCGATCTGGCGCAGCGGGGACTATTGGACGAAACGTTGGTTATCTGGTGCGGCGAGTTTGGCCGTTTGCCGATCGCCCAGACCGGAGAAAAGCCGGGCCGCGATCATAACCCGCATTGTTTTAGCGCCTGGATGGCCGGCGGCGGCGTCCAAGGGGGAGTCAGCTATGGCGAGTCGGACGAAGTCGGCTACAAAGCGGCGATCGACAAGGTGCACGTCAACGACTTGCACGCGACGATCTTGCACTTGTTAGGGCTCGATCACGAGAAGCTGACCTACAAATACAACGGCCGCCGCTTCCGTCTGACCGACGTCGCAGGCGAAGTGCTGCACCCGATCTTGGCGTAG
- a CDS encoding glycosyltransferase family protein, whose amino-acid sequence MAKIIYSMSGEGRGHAARVRTMVERLRPEHDLVLMAPDQAYDFLAPIYNNNAATPNVEVRRIPGLRFYYTRGRLDLTKSIYRGLGFMAKLNGFAREMANTLRQEEPDLVVTDFEPILPKAASKVGVPVVSLNHQDFLLAYDLSTLPRGLQWYAWMMGFVVRAHHVDHAETVVSSFFTSPLRPGWESVTQVGPLLRKELEQAKTSEGGYILSYVRRSMPPEAIELLKSCDREVRVYGLGKQPDQGNLRFFDISEDGFVRDLAGCDAMVGAAGNQSLGEAIYLGKPVLALPEESHHEQMINSHFLRQMGVGDWSTIESFSKKHFASFLERLTMFRENLATFRGRINGNPSALAAIQRHLPA is encoded by the coding sequence GTGGCGAAGATCATCTACAGCATGTCGGGCGAGGGGCGCGGTCACGCGGCTCGCGTTCGCACGATGGTCGAACGGCTTCGACCAGAGCATGACTTGGTGCTGATGGCGCCAGATCAGGCGTATGATTTTTTGGCGCCGATCTACAACAACAACGCCGCAACGCCCAACGTCGAAGTGCGGCGCATTCCGGGGCTTCGCTTTTACTACACCCGCGGTCGGCTCGATCTGACCAAGTCGATCTACCGCGGTCTCGGCTTCATGGCGAAACTGAACGGGTTCGCTCGCGAGATGGCCAATACGCTCCGTCAGGAAGAGCCCGACCTGGTCGTTACTGACTTTGAGCCGATCCTGCCGAAAGCGGCCAGCAAAGTCGGCGTGCCGGTCGTCAGCTTAAATCACCAAGACTTTCTCCTTGCGTACGACCTCTCAACGCTGCCGCGCGGATTGCAATGGTACGCCTGGATGATGGGATTTGTCGTCCGTGCGCACCATGTCGACCATGCCGAAACGGTTGTCTCCTCGTTCTTCACTTCGCCGCTGCGTCCCGGCTGGGAAAGCGTCACCCAGGTAGGTCCGCTGCTCCGCAAAGAACTGGAGCAAGCGAAAACGAGCGAAGGAGGCTATATCCTTTCATACGTTCGCCGCTCGATGCCTCCAGAGGCGATCGAGTTGCTCAAGTCTTGCGATCGCGAAGTGCGCGTTTACGGCTTGGGCAAGCAGCCTGACCAAGGTAACCTCCGTTTCTTCGACATCAGCGAAGATGGCTTTGTTCGCGATCTGGCTGGATGCGACGCCATGGTTGGCGCCGCCGGAAATCAGTCGCTCGGCGAAGCGATCTATCTGGGCAAGCCGGTCTTAGCGCTGCCGGAAGAATCACATCACGAGCAGATGATTAACTCTCATTTCCTACGGCAGATGGGGGTCGGCGATTGGTCGACGATCGAGAGCTTCTCGAAAAAGCATTTCGCCAGCTTCCTGGAACGCTTGACGATGTTCCGCGAAAACCTGGCGACCTTCCGCGGTCGGATCAACGGCAATCCCTCAGCGCTAGCCGCGATTCAACGACATCTGCCGGCGTAA
- a CDS encoding UDP-2,3-diacylglucosamine diphosphatase, with product MIREAMKTNRVRTLFISDVHLGCRYARVEPLLDLLNRHNPQYVYIVGDFIDGWRLRKRWHWEPIYNAILSRLFEMSEAGSKICYAPGNHDDFLRDFHFNFGFVEIADEFIHNSPQGRRFLVTHGDKFDQVETKAKWLSVIGSFAYDSLCWFNQHINHWLRYFKMRGLPLAAMVKKRVKAAVTFVSDFETNLVNHARNLNCHGVVCGHIHTPAMDQRGDVMYCNTGDWIENATALIEYEDGRLEIIDMQHEVTPVSIEDSSEFVLEQGEILRNMLVGSGQPATTGV from the coding sequence GTGATTCGCGAAGCCATGAAGACGAACCGCGTCCGCACGTTATTCATCAGCGACGTTCACTTGGGTTGCCGCTATGCACGCGTCGAGCCGTTGCTCGATTTGCTCAATCGGCACAATCCCCAATACGTCTATATCGTCGGCGATTTTATCGACGGTTGGCGTTTACGGAAGCGTTGGCATTGGGAGCCGATCTACAACGCGATTTTGAGTCGTTTGTTTGAAATGTCAGAAGCCGGATCGAAGATCTGCTACGCTCCCGGCAATCACGACGACTTCTTACGCGACTTCCACTTCAATTTCGGCTTTGTCGAGATTGCCGACGAATTCATTCACAACTCTCCGCAAGGGCGCCGCTTTCTAGTGACGCACGGGGACAAGTTTGATCAGGTCGAAACGAAGGCGAAATGGCTTTCGGTCATCGGATCGTTCGCATACGACTCACTTTGCTGGTTCAATCAGCACATCAACCATTGGCTCCGCTATTTTAAAATGCGCGGTCTGCCGCTGGCCGCGATGGTGAAAAAGCGAGTCAAAGCGGCGGTTACCTTTGTCAGTGACTTTGAAACCAATTTGGTCAATCATGCCCGCAATCTGAATTGCCACGGCGTGGTTTGCGGCCACATTCATACGCCGGCGATGGATCAACGCGGCGATGTAATGTACTGCAACACCGGCGATTGGATCGAAAATGCAACCGCTTTGATAGAGTATGAAGATGGCCGCCTGGAGATCATCGACATGCAGCACGAAGTTACCCCGGTGTCGATCGAGGATTCGTCCGAGTTCGTGCTGGAGCAAGGAGAAATCTTGCGTAACATGCTGGTCGGATCAGGACAACCTGCGACCACCGGCGTCTGA
- a CDS encoding 3'-5' exoribonuclease YhaM family protein — protein MARREIANLGENETIDEVYLVSNKQLRPNRQGNLYLQMQIGDKSGQVNGMMWNANDHVYRKFDDGDYVRIQGTSQFYNGAMQIIVSGIERVDVKEVDESYFVHLGGAEIDGLRGQLAEMLRGMKNPHLRNLAECFLIDEEFMQRFCRAPAGVKNHHAYHGGLLEHVVNLMKVSQAIVPFYPQIDADLLLIGAFTHDLGKIEELTYDKGFAYSDEGQLIGHLVMGVALIDEKAHEAEKLGGEPMPYELVLRVKHMVVSHHGKLEFGSPKVPMTLEALALNYLDTLDAHVISYGKLIEEDINTDSAWTIFHAPIGRKLYKGEPPRS, from the coding sequence ATGGCGCGACGTGAAATCGCCAATTTGGGCGAAAATGAAACTATCGACGAGGTCTACCTCGTTTCCAATAAACAGCTTCGACCCAATCGCCAAGGCAATCTCTATCTGCAAATGCAGATCGGCGACAAGTCTGGCCAGGTCAACGGCATGATGTGGAACGCGAATGACCACGTCTATCGCAAGTTCGACGACGGCGACTACGTGCGGATTCAGGGGACGTCGCAGTTCTACAACGGCGCGATGCAAATCATCGTCAGCGGCATCGAACGGGTCGACGTCAAAGAAGTTGACGAGTCCTATTTCGTGCATCTGGGAGGCGCCGAAATCGACGGCCTCCGTGGTCAACTGGCCGAAATGCTCCGCGGCATGAAGAACCCTCACCTGCGGAATCTGGCCGAGTGCTTCCTGATTGATGAAGAATTCATGCAGCGGTTTTGCCGCGCTCCGGCTGGCGTGAAGAACCATCACGCTTACCACGGCGGACTGCTGGAACATGTCGTCAACCTGATGAAGGTAAGCCAGGCGATCGTTCCGTTCTATCCACAGATCGACGCCGACCTGCTGCTGATCGGCGCGTTTACGCATGATCTGGGAAAAATTGAAGAGCTGACCTACGACAAAGGATTCGCTTACAGCGATGAGGGTCAGTTGATTGGGCACCTGGTGATGGGCGTGGCGCTAATCGACGAGAAAGCGCACGAAGCGGAAAAGCTCGGAGGCGAACCGATGCCTTACGAACTAGTGCTGCGTGTGAAGCACATGGTGGTCAGCCATCATGGCAAGCTCGAATTTGGCAGCCCGAAAGTGCCGATGACGCTAGAAGCTCTCGCGCTCAACTACCTCGATACGCTCGATGCACACGTGATTAGTTATGGCAAGCTGATCGAAGAAGACATCAATACGGATAGCGCCTGGACGATCTTCCACGCGCCGATCGGCCGCAAGCTGTACAAAGGAGAACCGCCCCGTTCTTAG